The genomic region GGAGCCCAGCCCATTCCGCTGGCCGACATGCCGATCCTCACCACGCTCCAGGCCAGCATGGCGGCGGGCATCATTTACATCAGCGGCGGCGAATTGAATGTCCGCTCCGGCCTCAAATTTCTCGGTTCGCTCGGGGCCGCCATCGGACTCGGATTCGTCTTGCGCGAGACGGCCCGCAGCGCCGCCAAGCTCGTTCCCGGGTTTGGCTACGCCGTTTCTGGAGCCGTCGCTGCAGGCGGCACACTGGCGGTCGGACGCGCCGCAACGGCTTTTTTCATCGATGGACTTTCGCTCTCTGAGACAAAGAAAATCTTTCGTCGGAAACCGAAGTCACCCTCGGCCAAAACGCTCAATGAATGAGGTTTCGGCGCTTGACGCGTCATCTATTTTCCGTCTGTTAACAAGTTGTGAACAAAAGCCACTTCTAGAGCGAACTCTCTGTTAAGAAACCGCGTGACTCTTACCGAGATCAAACAAAGCTTGGCTGGCCTGGAGGCGTCTCCTAGCAAAAGCTTGGGGCAGAATTTCTTGCACGATCAGAACCTCGCCCAGTGGATGATCCGTCAGCTGGAGCCCGCGCCGACCGATCGTTTTATCGAGATTGGCCCCGGTTTGGGTGCGCTCACGGAGTGGCTTTTGCCTCAGGTGGCGAGCGTCACCGCCATTGAGAAGGACGCCAAGATGGTCGGCTTTCTTCAAGAGCGATTTGTTGACCACTCAAATTTTACGATACGCCACGAGGACGCTTGTGAGAGCGACTTACGACAGTTTTTAGTTTATGGACCGCATAAACTCATTGGCAATCTTCCCTATTACGTTTCCACGGCGATTCTCCTGAATTTTCTCTCTGCGCCCACGCCGGTCACGCACGCGCTGTTTACGATTCAACGCGAGGTCGCCGAACGATTGACCGCCCAGCCGGGCACCGCCTCCTATGGATCGCTGACGATTGCCGTGCAGCGGCGCTGGCAGGTGAAGTATTTGCGCACGCTGCCGCCGACGGTTTTTTATCCGGAGCCGCACGTGGATTCGGCGGTGGTTTTGTTGACAGCTTTACCACCTGAACAAGTTCAGCCGGTGGACGGTGGAGTATTCGAAAAAACCGTTCGACAAGGCTTCTCGCAGAGGCGCAAGCAGTTGCGCAAAATGCTGGCGATTTCCACTGATGAATGGCCCACTTTGGCGGCGCAGATCGGAGTTCCATTGCAATGCCGGGCCGAGGAATTGTCGCTCTCGCAATGGGTCGCGCTGGTGCAGGCGCACCACCCGATCGCTCAGTCAGTAGCGCAGGAACCGGGCTCGGAAATCTTCGATGTGGTGGACGATCAAAACGTGGTCATTGCGCAGGCGACTCGCGGCGAGGTTCACGCGAAAAACTGGAATCATCGGGCGGTGCACATCTTCGTTTACAACCGTGCGGGCGAGTTGTTTTTGCAGAAACGCTCGCACCGCAAAGACCGCCAGCCGGGCAAATGGGACTCGAGCGCGGCGGGTCATTTGGACGCGGGCGAGACCTATCTGGCTGCGGCCCAGCGGGAGATTGTGGAGGAACTGGGCGTGAGCGCCGAGGTGACTTTGGCCGGTCGGTTGCCGAGTTCGGAGCAGACGGGTTACGAGTTTATCGAGATCTATCGAGCGCAGGCGGAGGGTCCGTTTCACCTGCATCCACTGGAGATCGAGACCGGGGCGTTTTTCCCGCAGGCGCTGGTCGCTGAATGGATTGAAACTCGGCCGCAAGATTTCGCGCCGGGGTTTCTGGAGTGCTTTCGGCTCTTAGAAAACGGGCTCGGCGAACGGTAAAAGATGCGCCTCGGCGACTTGCCGGTTGGTGAGGGTGCCGTTCTGTACGTTGATGCCGCCAATGAGCGCGGGCTGTTTCTGGCAGGCTTCGGCGAGGCCGTAGTCGGCGATGAATTCGATGTAGCGATGGGTGACGTTGGTCAGCGCTTGCGTCGCGGTGCGGGCGTAAGCGCCGGGCATGTTGGCGACGCAATAATGGATAACGCCCTCCTCGGTGAACACGGGATCTTGATGCGTGGTGGGTCGCGACGTTTCCGCGCAGCCGCCCTGGTCAATGGCGATATCGACGAAAACAGAGCCGGGTTTCATTTGTCTCAGCATTTCGCGGCTGACGAGTTTCGGCGCACGGGCTCCCGGCACGAGCACGGCCCCAATGAGGAGGTCCACTTGCGGGAGCAATTCCGACAAATGTGCCTCGCTCGAATAGAAGGTGTGGACGGCGTGCATCGTGATATCGAGAAAGCGCATCCGCTCGACATCGACCTCCAGAATGGTTACGTCCGCGCCGAGTCCCATGCCCATGCGGGCGGCGTTGATTCCCGAGGTTCCTCCGCCGAGCACGACGACTTTGCCGGGTAATACGCCTGGAACTCCGCCCAAAAGCACGCCGCTGCCCTGACAATGTTTGGCCAGAAAATAGCCGCCCACGATGATCGACATGCGACCCGCGATCTCGCTCATCGGCTCGAGGAGCGGGAGGCGTTTGTTCACTTCGATGGTTTCGTAGGCGATGCCGGTGACGCCGGAGGCGAGCAATGCGTCGGTGAGCTGGCGATTGGCCGCGAGATGCAGGTAGGTGAATAGGATCTGACCCGGACGCAAAAGGGCGTATTCGGACGGCAGCGGCTCCTTCACTTTGACGATCAGCTCGGCCTCGGCAAAGACGGCCTCGTGGTTGTCGATCAACTGCGCGCCGGTCTTGGCGTAGTCGTCATCGGAGTAGCCCGCGCCGATGCCAGCGCCGCGTTCGACGAGGACTGGGTGGCCTTTTTTAACGAGCTGATACGCTCCCGCCGGGAGCAGGGCGACGCGATGTTCCTGCTCTTTGATCTCGCGGGGAACGCCGATTTTCATGCGGGTTGGAACCGGATGGAAGTTGAACGCTTACGGTTTCAGCTCAACGTTCGCATTCGCGTCGTTGATCGTGAATTGCTCGTGATGAAAGGTCGGGTCGCCCCGGAAAGTGAGGCGCCCGGCGTATTTCCGCTCGATATCGACGAGCAAATCCTCGTCTTCGTTGCGCAGACGCTTGAGCACTTCGGGATTCACGACGACGCGAATCTCGTGGATGTCGTCCTGATATTTCCGCATCACGAGATGGAGCTGGCGCTGAAGTTCGACGCTCATGGTCATGGCGCTTTTCACTTTGCCGCGACCGTTGCAATACGGGCAGGTGATGAAAACCGAGCCGCTGAGACTTTCCTGGGCGCGCTGACGGGTCATTTCCATGAGGCCGAGCGGCGAAATGGGCAGAACGTGCGTCTTGGCTTTGTCGCGGCGCAGCAGATCCTTCATCCGCTGATAGACCATTTGCTGGTCCTTGCGACTCTTCATGTCGATGAAATCGCCGATGATCAAGCCGCCGATGTTGCGCAGCCGGAGTTGGCGGGCGATTTCGTCCACGGCTTCCATATTGGTCGTGAGAATGGTTTTATCCATCTCCTTGGAACCCTTGTTGCGACCGGTGTTGACGTCGATGGCGATGAGCGCCTCGGTCTCGTCGATGACGATGTAGCCGCCACATTTCAACCAAACTTGCCTGTGAAAGGCGTCGTCGATTTGTTTCTGGACGCCGTAACGCTCGAAGATCGGGTAGGGCTCGACGTAATGCTCGATGCGGTTGCGCGCGCGCCGGGAAATCTGCCCGACGAGGTCTTTCATGCGGTTGGTGGCGTTGAGATCGTCGCAGACGACGGAGTCGATCTCATCGGTGAGGAAATCGCGGACTGTGCGGTCGATCAAATCGGGCTCGCGGAAAAGGCAGGTGCCGCCGGGTTGATCGTGCATGGCCTGCTCGATCTTGCGCCATTGCTCGACGAGAATGCTCAAATCGCGCACGAAATAACGCGCGCGCTGGCCTTCGCCGACGGTGCGCATGATGACGCCCATGCCCTCGGGAACTTCGAGTTCCTGAAGGATCTTGCGAAGGCGCTCGCGTTCTTTTGGATCATCGACTTTGCGCGAGATACCACTTTGATCGCTATACGGCATGAGGACGAGATAGCGGCCAGCGAGGCTGATATTCGTGGTGATGCGCGGGCCTTTACTGCTGATCGGACCTTTCGTAACCTGCACGATCACGTCCGAGCCCACGGGATAAATGCCCGGGATATCCTTGGAACTAATATTGGAGCGAGCCTTGCTGCTGGAGCGCGAGACTTCTTCCACTCCGCTGTCGAGCGCAGCGGGAAGCGCGTCCCAGAAGTGGAGGAAGGCGTTTTTCTCGAAGCCGATATCGACGAACATGGCCTTGAGGCCGTGCTCGATGTTTTTGACTTTGCCCTTAAAAATACTGCCGACGATGTTGCGATCGTTGTCGCGCTCGATGCTGTATTCCTCGAGACGGCCGTTCTCGACGAGAGCGACGCGTGTTTCCAGGCGTTCGCAGTTAATGACCAGTTGGTTGCCGGTCTTTTTCGGAGCGAGTCCGAAGATTTGTTTTACTTTTTCAATCATGCCTCTAATGCCTTTCTGGCGGGGTTGTGAGGTTGGAATAACGTCCAAATAGTCTGCTTCCATTTCGATTTACCCGCGTGGGCTCCTCGGTTTGGATACAGGTTTTTGATCGCGTTGAAGGAGAAATTTCTTCTTCAACTCATCCGCAGACACTGCTTTCGGAGTGGCTATGGAATGTTCGTCTGCCTCTGTTTCAATGTTAGGAGCGTCCTGGTCGGACCGCCGGACATCAGCCTTCGCAACAACGTCGTTGTGTGGGACTGAGTCGGCCGTCTCTCCATCCTCATCGCCGGGTGTGGCGGGGAGATTACGCTCAAAGTCGATGGTTTCTACGAAATTAAAATTGCCGATGGCGGGTTTGATCGGCTTCAGGTCGGGGTTGTAGCCGCCTTTCATGGCCATTACGTCCTTGATGATTTTCGAGGCGATCGGGGCCGCCGTGCCGCCGCCGGATTTGGCGCCTTCGATGAAAATGCAGATGGCCAGGGTCGGTTTGTCATAGGGCGCGAAGCAGACAAACCAAGTGTGGTTGTCAGGCACGCCCTTGCGCTTGAACTGCGCGGTGCCGGTTTTTCCAGCGACGATGCAACCGGGCACGCGGGCTTTTTTGCCAGTGCCGTCGGGATCGTTGACGACTTTCCACATGCCGTGGCGCACGCGCTCGATTTGACTGGAAGTCAGCCCGTTTTTCAAAAGATCCGCCCGCACACGCGGCGCATGGAGCGTCTCGACTCCATCCGGACCGACACTTTTATGAATGAGCGTCGGATAATAACAGGTGCCGCCATTGGCCACGGTCGCGCCGATCATCGCCATTTGCAGCGGGCTGGCCTCGACGTATTGCTGGCCGATGGAAGTCAGTGCGGTGTTGGCATTCCCCCAGCGCTCTTTTGGATGATGCTTTGCCAGCCATTCCTTGCCGGGCAGCACGCCGCCGTTTTCATTGGAAAGCTCGATGCCAGTCTGCTGGCCGAGGCCGAGTGAGGCGCACATCTGGTCAATCGGCCCGATCCCGGCCGCGTTGCCGTATTGGAAAAAGAAGGCGTTGCAGGAGTTTTTCAGAGCGTTTTCCAAGTCCTGATCGCCATGCGCCCCGCCTTGCTGGCCGATCCAGCAACGCATGTAAGTGTTGCCGTAGGAAACGCCACCCGAGCAGTTGTAATGATCGTTCCCGTGTCCCGACTTCAAGCCGGCGAGTGCGATGGGAAGCTTGTAAGTCGAGCCTGGCGCATAGGCGCTGATCGCCCGATTGGTGAGCGGATCAGCGTCCGCATCCTTAAGGGCCGCCCAGTTTTTCGTGGAAATGCTGGGTATGAAATTATTCGGGTTGAAGGAAGGAACCGAGACCATCGCCAGCACTTCGCCGTTGTTGGGATCGACGACGACGGCTGCTCCGCGACCGACGGAGCGCATGGCTTTCTCGGCAATGTATTGGATTTTGGCGTCGATGGTTAGATAAACATCCGACCCGCGTTGGGGCGGATCCTCGCGAATCTCGCCTTCGATCTGGCCCTTGACGTTTTTCTTGAGCACGCGGGCTCCAGGTGCACCTTTCAGCAGCTCGTCCTGAGTTTTCTCCAGATTGGTGCGGCCCTGAACGTCGGCTTCGTAATAGGTGAAATCGTCGATATCGGGTTGCGCGGAAATGTCGCGCGGCTCGCCGACATAGCCGAGAATCTGGGCCGCGAGTGCGCCGTAAACGTATTCGCGCACAGGTTTTTGGCCGACTTTGATGCCCGGCAGACCGATGTCGCGCTCGGCGTATTTGGCGAAGGTCGGGAAATCGACGTCCTGCCGGTAAGTGAACGGCACGAGTTGCTTGGTTTTGAAATGACTGCGGAGTTTGCTGGTGCTGTAGGGCTCGTCGAGTTGCAGTTCACGGAGTCGCGGCTGAATGGCCGAATCGATGATGGTGACAATGTCCGTTTCCTCTTTGACTTGCGCGCGACCGTTGGCGTCGGCCTTCTCATATTTTAGCTTTGGAACGTCGCGATTTTCCTTTTTGTAGCTCTGCACCATGGCCGGCAGAAGGAAATCGACCTCGTAGCTGGCGCGATTGCGGACTAGCGAAAGCCCGTTGCGATCCTTGATTTCGCCGCGCACCGACGGAATCCGCACGGTGACTTGGGAGCTGTTGAGAATCTGCTTGGTGTAGTAGTCGCACTTCAGAACTTGGACATTCCACATCTGCGCAACGAGCAGTCCGAAGGCTGCCAGAAAAACCAACGCAAGGATGTGCACACGCAACAAGGGTTTGCGGGCGGCATCGGCTTCTGTGCGACGACCAGCCATCAGATGATCTCCTCAAAAAATGGCGCGTCCGGCTCGTAGCGCACGACAAAAGCCAGACGTCCCAGCAGCCAGTAAATGAGCGGACTCAGCAGCATGGCCACGAAACCCGCTCCAAGCGTCAGCCACCAGACGCTAGGCGGAAACACCGCATGATGCCGCCGGAAAATGATTGCCAGATATTCCACCAGCAGGATGCAGGCGGTAAAAATCCCCGTCATCAGGCAATGAACCTCCCATCTCCCTCTTAAAAATAACGGCCGAAACCCATGCATCATTGACCCTAATATTGAATAAATGATTATCGACCAGCCGAGGGAGATTTCAACCGAGGAGTCCACGACTTGCACGGAAAAAAGATCCCACATGAGACCGCAACTGAACGTCAAAACCATAGCTGCCGGATAGGGCAGGGCCAGCGCGCCATAGAACATGACGATCGGCATTAACTGCACCTGCGCACCATGCAACCATGGGAGTGGCGGGATGAAAATTTGCAGAACCAAGGCGGCAAAACTGCAAAGCACGAGCAGAAAAAGATAGAGGATGACCATGGTTATCCTCCAATGATGACGAAGACGTCCTCGATCTCCGACAGATCGACGGCAGGCATTAGCAATGCCTGCGTATCGAGGTCGCGGTGATGCGTTGATTTAACTGTGCCAATCAGCAGCCCCGAGGGGAAAACGCCGCCGATGCCGGAGCTGTAAATTTTTTGTCCTGCGGAAAGCTGCGCCTCCTTGGAAAGGAAATTGAGAGCCAGCAAGGGAGACATCACCTCAGAAACCTGCGCGCCTTGCACCACTCCCTGCTCACGCGAACCTTCCACGTCAGCCGCGATTTGCAGCCGCTCGTCCGTGATGAGAATGACCTCGGCAATCGTGGCGGAGACCACGGTGGTTTTCCCAACGATTCCCTCGTCGGTGACCACTGGCATGTCGGGTTTCAGTCCTTTGTTCGTCCCGCAGTCTATCGTAAAACTATTCAGCCAGGTGCCCGCCTCGCGGGTGACGATTCGGGCCGGAACCAGTTTATAGACAGCCCGTTCGCGATAATTCAAAGCGCGACGCAGGCGGTTGTTGTCTTCCTCCAGATTGCGCAGGGTGAGGTTGATTGCCTTGAGATTTTTGTTCTCGATGAGCAGGCGTTGGTTGTCGCGTTCGAGCTGGTCGAGCGATTTCAGGCCAGTGGTCACAGTGGTGACCTGGTTTTGCACCAGCGCGCCCGTCTTCAAAAAAGGAGACACTGCCTGGAGAAATGCGCCTTTCACAGCCTGCACGCGTTTCGGCCCGAGCGTTAGCAAACTCACGGTGAGAATGAGCAAAACCGCCAGAACAACTAGGTTAATCGGCTTCAAAGCTCGACTCTCTGGAATCAGAAATTAGCGCCACTGACGCTCGTTGGTCGCGACTTGCTTGAGGAAT from Chthoniobacterales bacterium harbors:
- a CDS encoding Rne/Rng family ribonuclease; this encodes MIEKVKQIFGLAPKKTGNQLVINCERLETRVALVENGRLEEYSIERDNDRNIVGSIFKGKVKNIEHGLKAMFVDIGFEKNAFLHFWDALPAALDSGVEEVSRSSSKARSNISSKDIPGIYPVGSDVIVQVTKGPISSKGPRITTNISLAGRYLVLMPYSDQSGISRKVDDPKERERLRKILQELEVPEGMGVIMRTVGEGQRARYFVRDLSILVEQWRKIEQAMHDQPGGTCLFREPDLIDRTVRDFLTDEIDSVVCDDLNATNRMKDLVGQISRRARNRIEHYVEPYPIFERYGVQKQIDDAFHRQVWLKCGGYIVIDETEALIAIDVNTGRNKGSKEMDKTILTTNMEAVDEIARQLRLRNIGGLIIGDFIDMKSRKDQQMVYQRMKDLLRRDKAKTHVLPISPLGLMEMTRQRAQESLSGSVFITCPYCNGRGKVKSAMTMSVELQRQLHLVMRKYQDDIHEIRVVVNPEVLKRLRNEDEDLLVDIERKYAGRLTFRGDPTFHHEQFTINDANANVELKP
- the mrdA gene encoding penicillin-binding protein 2, yielding MAGRRTEADAARKPLLRVHILALVFLAAFGLLVAQMWNVQVLKCDYYTKQILNSSQVTVRIPSVRGEIKDRNGLSLVRNRASYEVDFLLPAMVQSYKKENRDVPKLKYEKADANGRAQVKEETDIVTIIDSAIQPRLRELQLDEPYSTSKLRSHFKTKQLVPFTYRQDVDFPTFAKYAERDIGLPGIKVGQKPVREYVYGALAAQILGYVGEPRDISAQPDIDDFTYYEADVQGRTNLEKTQDELLKGAPGARVLKKNVKGQIEGEIREDPPQRGSDVYLTIDAKIQYIAEKAMRSVGRGAAVVVDPNNGEVLAMVSVPSFNPNNFIPSISTKNWAALKDADADPLTNRAISAYAPGSTYKLPIALAGLKSGHGNDHYNCSGGVSYGNTYMRCWIGQQGGAHGDQDLENALKNSCNAFFFQYGNAAGIGPIDQMCASLGLGQQTGIELSNENGGVLPGKEWLAKHHPKERWGNANTALTSIGQQYVEASPLQMAMIGATVANGGTCYYPTLIHKSVGPDGVETLHAPRVRADLLKNGLTSSQIERVRHGMWKVVNDPDGTGKKARVPGCIVAGKTGTAQFKRKGVPDNHTWFVCFAPYDKPTLAICIFIEGAKSGGGTAAPIASKIIKDVMAMKGGYNPDLKPIKPAIGNFNFVETIDFERNLPATPGDEDGETADSVPHNDVVAKADVRRSDQDAPNIETEADEHSIATPKAVSADELKKKFLLQRDQKPVSKPRSPRG
- the mreC gene encoding rod shape-determining protein MreC, producing the protein MKPINLVVLAVLLILTVSLLTLGPKRVQAVKGAFLQAVSPFLKTGALVQNQVTTVTTGLKSLDQLERDNQRLLIENKNLKAINLTLRNLEEDNNRLRRALNYRERAVYKLVPARIVTREAGTWLNSFTIDCGTNKGLKPDMPVVTDEGIVGKTTVVSATIAEVILITDERLQIAADVEGSREQGVVQGAQVSEVMSPLLALNFLSKEAQLSAGQKIYSSGIGGVFPSGLLIGTVKSTHHRDLDTQALLMPAVDLSEIEDVFVIIGG
- the ald gene encoding alanine dehydrogenase, with protein sequence MKIGVPREIKEQEHRVALLPAGAYQLVKKGHPVLVERGAGIGAGYSDDDYAKTGAQLIDNHEAVFAEAELIVKVKEPLPSEYALLRPGQILFTYLHLAANRQLTDALLASGVTGIAYETIEVNKRLPLLEPMSEIAGRMSIIVGGYFLAKHCQGSGVLLGGVPGVLPGKVVVLGGGTSGINAARMGMGLGADVTILEVDVERMRFLDITMHAVHTFYSSEAHLSELLPQVDLLIGAVLVPGARAPKLVSREMLRQMKPGSVFVDIAIDQGGCAETSRPTTHQDPVFTEEGVIHYCVANMPGAYARTATQALTNVTHRYIEFIADYGLAEACQKQPALIGGINVQNGTLTNRQVAEAHLLPFAEPVF
- the rsmA gene encoding 16S rRNA (adenine(1518)-N(6)/adenine(1519)-N(6))-dimethyltransferase RsmA, encoding MTLTEIKQSLAGLEASPSKSLGQNFLHDQNLAQWMIRQLEPAPTDRFIEIGPGLGALTEWLLPQVASVTAIEKDAKMVGFLQERFVDHSNFTIRHEDACESDLRQFLVYGPHKLIGNLPYYVSTAILLNFLSAPTPVTHALFTIQREVAERLTAQPGTASYGSLTIAVQRRWQVKYLRTLPPTVFYPEPHVDSAVVLLTALPPEQVQPVDGGVFEKTVRQGFSQRRKQLRKMLAISTDEWPTLAAQIGVPLQCRAEELSLSQWVALVQAHHPIAQSVAQEPGSEIFDVVDDQNVVIAQATRGEVHAKNWNHRAVHIFVYNRAGELFLQKRSHRKDRQPGKWDSSAAGHLDAGETYLAAAQREIVEELGVSAEVTLAGRLPSSEQTGYEFIEIYRAQAEGPFHLHPLEIETGAFFPQALVAEWIETRPQDFAPGFLECFRLLENGLGER